In the genome of Lentisphaerota bacterium, the window TATACGGATCGGGATCACGACCTGGTGGTGATCTGGAAGATCGGTTTCCACCACCACGCCGGGCACAACCTGCGAAGCGGTCACCGGCAGCAGGGCCTTGAGCGACAGCCGCCACACGCCATCGGGTGCGCGGTTCATACTCACGCGGCCGGTGACCCCATTGAATTTGACCGCGCGCACGGAGAAGGCGCGCCCGTTGATCGGGTGCAAATCCACGACGCGATCCACCCCGGTGGTGCTCGCTGAATCAGCCAGCACAATTTCTGACGGATACGCCATCACGGCTGGCTCGTCATGCACCATCGGGGCTGATGCCGCGTCACGATTGGCGACCTTGCCGTTGAGCGCCAGGCGGAGAAAAGGGACGGCAGGGTCGTTGGTTTTGACATAGAGCGCGCGAAGCACCGAGCCCGGTTGATGCGTCAGGGTCAGGAGGATCATGACCTCTGTGGTTTCACCCGGAGGCAATGGCGAGCGGGCTATCTGCATTGACGCGCCACAACACGCATGCGCGACCGTGAGTGTCAGCGGCGCATCCCCAACATTCGTGACCGGGAAGCGATGGACGACCGTGGCACCCGGCGTCTGCGTACCGAAATCAAATTCACGGGGCACACAGCGGACGGTCGGCGCCGCGTGCGCGGTGATGACGGCAGCAGACAGGATCGCCACGAAGCGAAGCGCCTCACTCATAACGCCCCTCCCGCTTCTGGGTGACGTTCGGCGAGCTTTCTGCTGGCAGCATGGGCGATCTGAGCCAAAAACGGGTCACGCTCGGCGGAAAGGCTTTCGAGCAATTCGGCATCAGACGCAACGCCCAGGTCGCCGAGGGTCGCGATGGCGGCGGCGCGCAGCGTCTCGGTCCGAGCGGTTTGGGCGAGATCACGCGCGATATCGGCGACGCCGGGCAATTGCCGTTCGCCCGCGATGCGCAGCGCCGTGATCCGCCCCGCTTCCGAAGCACCAGGGTCCAGCGCCAGCGCCGACGCGATTTCGTCGACCTCCGTGTCGGTCACATCGCCCGTTTTGGATCGGGCGATGGCATCGAGGCCCAACAGCGCCGTGCCCGGCCAGGTATGGATATGCAGGCGCGCGGCCCTGCGCAGCGTGTCCAGCGCCACCGCGCGGGCGGCCAGGGATTCGGGGCCCTCTCGAAGCGCGAGTTTTTGATGACAATCGACCAGCATCTGGAGGCAATAATCGCGCCACACCTCGTCATAGGCCGAATCGTCGAACATCGAGGCGAAGTCGTAAGCCAGATCGGACGGAAAAAGCTCCTGACGCAGCAACAGGTCAGCGGCCCCGTTTTTGATGCCGTTAAAGGCCAGCGGCTCGAGCCCGAACGCGCCGTCGAACGGTAGGGCCAGCAGATCCCGCAACGTCTCTATTTGATCCGAATCAAGCTGCGCCGGCAAGGCCCTTAGAATTACTGTTCTTTCACGACGCCGGGCCATGTCAGTCGCGGAGGTTGAAGATGAAGGTTAGGCGGATGCGCGACGTGACGGGGATGTGGCGGCGGGTGGCCGGCGAAAAGCGGGCGCGGCGGATGGCGGTTTCTGCGGCGTGGTCGAGTTCGTTGAATCCGCTCGAAGAGACCACCCGCCAGGCGCCGACGTGTCCGTTGGCCAGAACCGTGGCCTCGATCAC includes:
- a CDS encoding DUF1573 domain-containing protein, whose amino-acid sequence is MSEALRFVAILSAAVITAHAAPTVRCVPREFDFGTQTPGATVVHRFPVTNVGDAPLTLTVAHACCGASMQIARSPLPPGETTEVMILLTLTHQPGSVLRALYVKTNDPAVPFLRLALNGKVANRDAASAPMVHDEPAVMAYPSEIVLADSASTTGVDRVVDLHPINGRAFSVRAVKFNGVTGRVSMNRAPDGVWRLSLKALLPVTASQVVPGVVVETDLPDHHQVVIPIRIISENARLVHTDQPPGVSP